From Brassica napus cultivar Da-Ae unplaced genomic scaffold, Da-Ae ScsIHWf_1233;HRSCAF=1760, whole genome shotgun sequence, a single genomic window includes:
- the LOC125596584 gene encoding uncharacterized protein LOC125596584, with protein sequence MEGAVIRSIIGFLGKQMSTAVREEDTSGRGQSGGENVDTANSAGPLLSPKEHGNQSGGAWSPLTRKEPLLHGEDNDSQLRADEVINKVINDVQEFSIPNDLTATENSHNLPLGVATDHESVEHVVVTEVEGFNVTPIVSQEHTSRIAQLPTVDEEETLADTEVCSRPN encoded by the exons ATGGAGGGTGCAGTGATTCGGAGCATCATTGGTTTTCTTGGAAAACAAATGTCTACCGCAGTGCGCGAGGAAGACACTAGTGGGAGAGGACAGAGCGGGGGAGAAAATGTTGACACTGCCAATTCTGCGGGACCGTTGCTATCACCTAAAGAACATGGAAATCAATCAGGTGGGGCGTGGTCGCCACTAACAAGGAAAGAGCCATTGCTACACGGTGAGGACAACGATAGCCAATTACGAGCGGACGAGGTAATAAACAAGGTGATCAATGATGTTCAAGAGTTCTCAATCCCAAATGAT TTAACGGCAACAGAGAATAGTCACAACCTCCCTTTGGGCGTAGCTACAGATCACGAAAGCGTGGAACATGTTGTGGTTACGGAAGTGGAAGGATTTAACGTCACCCCCATAGTATCTCAGGAGCACACATCCCGCATTGCTCAACTGCCTACAGTCGATGAAGAAGAGACACTAGCCGACACCGAGGTATGCTCACGCCCAAATTAG